One window of the Camelina sativa cultivar DH55 chromosome 1, Cs, whole genome shotgun sequence genome contains the following:
- the LOC104784634 gene encoding DEAD-box ATP-dependent RNA helicase 2 has protein sequence MATANPGRGGGGRRGGGPMDDDKLVFETTEGIEPITSFNDMGIKEDVLRGVYEYGFEKPSAIQQRAVMPILQGRDVIAQAQSGTGKTSMIALSVCQVVDTSSREVQALILSPTRELATQTEKTIQTIGLHANIQAHACIGGKSVGEDIRKLEHGVHVVSGTPGRVCDMIKRRSLRTRAIKLLILDESDEMLSRGFKDQIYDVYRYLPPDLQVCLVSATLPHEILEMTSKFMTEPVKILVKRDELTLEGIKQFFVAVEKEEWKFDTLCDLYDTLTITQAVIFCNTKRKVEWLSEKMRSNNFTVSSMHGDMPQKERDEIMNQFRSGDSRVLITTDVWARGIDVQQVSLVINYDLPNNRELYIHRIGRSGRFGRKGVAINFVKSDDIKILRDIEQYYSTQIDEMPMNVADLI, from the exons ATGGCGACAGCGAATCCTGGCCGTGGAGGTGGTGGTAGAAGAGGCGGTGGACCGATGGATGACGATAAGTTGGTCTTCGAGACGACGGAAGGGATCGAGCCTATCACGAGCTTCAATGATATGGGCATTAAGGAAGATGTGCTTCGCGGTGTTTACGAATACGGTTTCGAGAAGCCTTCCGCGATCCAGCAGAGGGCTGTTATGCCGATTCTTCAAGGGCGAGATGTTATTGCTCAAGCTCAGTCTGGTACTGGGAAGACATCTATGATTGCTCTCTCCGTTTGCCAAGTCGTTGACACTTCTTCTAGAGA GGTTCAGGCCTTGATATTATCCCCAACAAGAGAGCTGGCTACACAAACAGAGAAGACGATACAAACTATCGGATTACATGCTAATATTCAGGCACATGCATGCATTGGTGGGAAGAGCGTTGGAGAAGACATCAGGAAGCTGGAGCATGGTGTCCATGTTGTGTCTGGGACACCTGGTCGTGTCTGTGACATGATTAAGAGGAGAAGTCTACGAACCAGAGCTATTAAACTTCTGATTCTTGATGAATCTGATGAAATGCTGAGCAGAGGGTTCAAGGACCAAATCTATGATGTTTACAGATATCTTCCACCCGATCTTCAG GTTTGTTTGGTGTCTGCAACTCTTCCTCACGAGATTTTGGAGATGACATCCAAGTTTATGACAGAGCCAGTGAAGATACTTGTGAAGCGTGATGAGTTGACTCTTGAA ggaatcaaacaattttttgttgctgttgagaaGGAGGAGTGGAAGTTTGATACACTCTGTGATCTTTATGACACACTTACTATCACTCAAGCTGTTATCTTCTGCAATACAAAACGAAAG GTGGAGTGGCTAAGTGAGAAAATGAGAAGTAACAACTTCACAGTCTCATCAATGCACGGGGACATGCCTCAGAAGGAGAGAGACGAGATCATGAATCAGTTTCGGTCAGGTGACAGTCGTGTTTTGATCACAACAGATGTATGGGCACGTGGGATTGATGTGCAGCAA GTTTCTCTTGTCATAAATTATGATCTCCCGAACAACCGTGAGCTCTACATCCATCGCATTGGTCGGTCTGGTCGTTTTGGGCGTAAG GGTGTTGCAATCAACTTTGTTAAAAGCGACGATATCAAGATCCTCCGAGACATTGAGCAGTACTACAGTACCCAGATTGATGAGATGCCAATGAATGTAGCTGATCTCATCTAG
- the LOC104784625 gene encoding DNA-directed RNA polymerase III subunit rpc31-like — translation MSRIYGVPFVIYPEITLPDPKSISIDSELVSSYLDFNKFWRNSTYHLGDDGVPKTEVESLDMERFYYSDTLKPKKKSKSSFYDYLLLRPDNFPKELLGDTPRQRPVKRAKWRQDLQKLDVFEELEVRYLKTQGEEEKEEEDDDDEEEEESQGEDESDHGDYDHNQDFDDDEDDYNQSDGKFEDDILVY, via the coding sequence ATGTCGCGGATTTACGGAGTTCCTTTTGTGATTTACCCTGAAATCACGTTACCTGATCCGAAATCTATCTCAATAGACTCGGAGTTAGTTTCGAGCTACCTTGATTTCAATAAGTTTTGGAGGAACTCGACATATCACCTAGGCGATGATGGTGTTCCTAAGACAGAGGTTGAGAGTTTGGACATGGAGAGGTTTTATTATTCAGACACGTTGAAGCCCAAGAAGAAGAGCAAGTCTTCTTTCTATGATTACCTTCTTCTTAGACCTGATAACTTCCCTAAAGAACTTCTCGGTGACACTCCAAGACAACGGCCTGTCAAGAGAGCTAAGTGGAGGCAAGATCTGCAGAAATTGGATGTTTTTGAAGAGCTTGAAGTTCGGTATCTTAAGACTCAGggcgaggaagagaaagaagaagaagatgatgatgatgaagaagaggaggaatcACAAGGTGAAGATGAATCTGATCATGGAGATTACGATCATAATCAAGACTTTGATGACGATGAAGACGATTATAATCAGTCGGATGGTAAATTTGAGGATGATATTTTGGTTTactag
- the LOC104784644 gene encoding vacuolar protein sorting-associated protein 9A-like → MENTDAFLGLHDFLERMRKPSAGDFVKSIKSFIVSFSNNAPDPEKDCAMVQEFFSKMEAAFRAHPLWSGCSEEELDSAGDGLEKYVMTKLFTRVFASNTEDVIADEKLFQKMSLVQQFISPESLDIQPTFQNESSWLLAQKELQKINMYKAPRDKLVCILNCCKVINNLLLNASIASNGNAPGADEFLPVLIYVTIKANPPQLHSNLLYIQRYRRESKLVGEAAYFFTNILSAESFISNIDAKSLSMDEADFEKNMESARVRNSGMGSQSYQTGHGTAPPPRDESTLQKTQMQNPKRENNLSQSKSSDSLSGANEILNPNSEIPIKKAESISDLENKGAALLKNTETSKIFQEYPYIFASAGDLRIGDVEGLLDNYKQLVFKYVCLTKGLGDTTSLAPPSSPLQALSGFDMSKESEDHTTSSSNVQMKRETDSSVDDLIRALQGEGGDVDKLSDVKQEEYDAMLVQGKDEERDPKVQGESDAQDIDLMKQSTERKGDNPSSQLAEDEDVGSKHSVAETSE, encoded by the exons ATGGAGAACACGGACGCCTTCTTGGGTCTTCATGATTTTCTCGAACGGATGCGCAAACCTTCCGCCGGAGATTTCGTCAAATCCATCAAAAG TTTTATTGTTTCATTCTCCAACAATGCACCAGATCCGGAGAAGGATTGTGCTATGGTTCAGGAGTTCTTTTCCAAGATGGAGGCTGCTTTCAGGGCTCATCCACTTTGGTCTGGTTGTTCTGAGGAGGAATTAGACAGTGCCGGAGAT GGCCTAGAGAAGTATGTCATGACAAAGCTGTTTACGCGGGTTTTTGCTTCAAACACTGAAGATGTTATCGCTGATGAGAAACTCTTTCAGAAGATGTCACTCGTTCAACAATTCATTTCTCCTGAAAGTTTGGATATACAACCAACTTTTCAAAATGAATCATCATGGCTG CTAGCTCAAAAGGAGCTCCAGAAGATAAACATGTACAAAGCTCCTCGTGATAAGCTTGTGTGTATCCTTAATTGTTGCAAAGTTATAAATAACTTACTGCTGAATGCTTCAATTGCTTCAAATGGGAATGCACCTGGAGCGGACGAATTTCTTCCTGTATTGATATATGTTACAATAAAG GCTAACCCTCCACAGCTTCACTCAAACTTGTTGTATATACAAAGATATAGGCGTGAATCTAAACTTGTTGGTGAAGCTGCGTACTTCTTCACAAACATACTCTCTGCAGAGTCCTTCATCTCCAATATTGATGCAAAATCCCTTTCAATGGATGAAGCTGACTTTGAAAAGAACATGGAATCTGCACGGGTACGAAATTCTGGTATGGGCAGCCAGTCTTATCAAACTGGCCACGGCACTGCACCACCCCCTCGTGATGAGTCCACTCTTCAGAAAACTCAAATGCAGAATCCCAAGAGGGAAAACAATCTCTCCCAATCAAAATCGTCTGATAGTCTTTCTGGGGCCAACGAAATACTGAATCCAAACAGTGAGATACCAATTAAGAAAGCTGAATCCATTTCAGATTTGGAAAATAAGGGTGCGGCGCTTCTGAAGAATACCGAGACAAGCAAAATCTTTCAAGAATATCCTTACATATTTGCCAGTGCTGGTGATCTGAGGATAGGAGATGTTGAAGGCTTGTTAGATAATTATAAACAGCttgtttttaaatatgtgtGCCTTACCAAAGGATTGGGTGATACAACATCTTTAGCTCCACCCAGTTCACCATTGCAAGCATTGTCCGGTTTTGATATGTCTAAGGAATCTGAGGATCATACAACATCATCTTCAAATGTTCAAATGAAAAGGGAAACTGACAGCAGTGTTGATGATTTGATTCGAGCTCTACAGGGTGAAGGGGGAGATGTTGATAAGCTGTCAGATGTAAAACAAGAAGAATACGACGCAATGTTGGTACAAGGAAAGGATGAAGAACGTGATCCCAAGGTGCAAGGAGAATCAGATGCCCAGGACATTGATTTAATGAAGCAAAGTACTGAGAGAAAAGGTGACAATCCTAGTTCCCAACTTGCAGAAGACGAAGATGTTGGTTCCAAACATTCAGTTGCAGAAACTTCCGAGTGA